Proteins from one Ammospiza nelsoni isolate bAmmNel1 chromosome 18, bAmmNel1.pri, whole genome shotgun sequence genomic window:
- the ANKLE2 gene encoding ankyrin repeat and LEM domain-containing protein 2, translating into MERWVGAAGGWDSLWGAGWGRWPCWELLAACAVIGAVGWLLRLRDRRPGGRRAAAAAISSPTPIASPAPHSAPAPLAAGSQRCSGSRPGAITMDTILSRLKKLSHDELREEIVRAGLKCGPITATTRFIFEKKLAQALLEQQGALEEEGSALPEEAAGNVLVSHSSHGSAAEEVDFGYCVGLNPPEEDAVTLMNCSAPACGAGDSQISAQTPSRDPPLFYGVCPVYDDVLARNERIHVYEDRKEALQAVKLIKGSRFKAFTNREDAEKFAKGICDYFPSPGKSSLCLSPVKMGSFNRDGLCSPESDTVNKERANSYKSPRTQDLTAKLRKAVEKGDTATFSDLIWSNPRYLIGSGDNPTIVQEGCRYNVMHVAAKENQPAICQLLLDTLENPEFMRLMYPDDNDVMLKKRIQYIVDLYLNTPDKMWFDTPLHFACKFGNVDVVNVLTSHPAIVKNPRNKYDQTPAEVVCERSKNKSAELKEKIKEYLKGHYYVPLLRAEDNSSAPVIGAPWSPDQTDDGPQRAWPKYPGSPKDPVLSIRAFAGPMSPSKAEEFRRLWKTPPRERAGFFHNVRKSDLERGVERVGRELAHELGFPWVEYWEFLGCFVDLSSQEGLRKLEEYLSHREMSEKAQPETGENETCNRYKTPHPSGKSKKSCNSISVGAFLDEDDDDMSLEEIKNRQNAARNISPSLVSKEPSIDAIGDAECDILSMECAGNIIETSAHPRHYEKGAAASKNGFCSPVSSKRIISDRKQLHDGSECLMSPVSNLMSEFEGLSFQEQEVAGVSHKITKQTENEGILDKTCSAVSLASSSEPSVTGKHGETKLRTDHRISLENERVSRESGIQTRESQQRQEFSSQKFLSKTSPTNDNLKLFLLGEQPSKLDGDVLAAIEGAEIDPQKFPMIYKWKHAVQSYSSSDRQSWPSPALKARFQSQSMAAGLPNASVYPSSGRNSPIPGSPGKHGSSFPPEPGSPGRYSPACILRYFAEPPAH; encoded by the exons GTGCAATAACAATGGATACAATATTATCCCGATTAAAGAAGCTCAGCCACGATGAGCTTAGAGAAGAGATTGTGAGAGCAGGACTGAAATGTGGGCCCATTACTGCAACTACAAggtttatttttgaaaaaaaattggctCAGGCActgttggagcagcaaggagcCCTGGAGGAGGAAGGGTCTGCCCTGCCAGAGGAGGCTGCTGGAAATGTCCTAGTGAGTCACAGCAGCCATGGAAgtgctgctgaggaggtggACTTTGGGTACTGTGTGGGCCTGAACCCTCCAGAAGAAGATGCTGTGACACTCATGAACTGTTCAGCTCCAGCCTGTGGTGCTGGAGATTCACAAATCTCTGCTCAGACACCATCCAGAGATCCTCCACTGTTCTATGGTGTTTGCCCAGTTTATGATGACGTACTGGCCAGGAATG AGAGGATACATGTTTATGAAGATAGGAAGGAAGCTCTCCAGGCTGTTAAGCTGATTAAGGGTTCCCGTTTTAAAGCTTTTACAAACAGAGAGGATGCTGAGAAATTTGCTAAAGGAATCTGTGATTATTTCCCATCTCCAGGCAAGTCCTCTTTATGTTTGTCTCCAGTGAAAATGGGATCATTTAACAGAG ATGGTTTGTGCTCCCCTGAGAGCGACACTGTGAATAAGGAGAGAGCCAACAGCTACAAAAGTCCACGGACTCAGGATCTCACAGCCAAGCTTCGGAAAGCTGTGGAGAAAGGAGACACAGCAACGTTCTCAGATCTTATTTGGAGTAACCCTCGTTACCTGATCGGGTCAGGAGACAACCCAACCATTGTACAG GAAGGGTGTAGGTACAATGTCATGCATGTTGCTGCCAAGGAGAATCAGCCTGCTATCTGCCAGTTACTGCTGGACACTCTGGAAAATCCAGAATTTATGCGGCTCATGTACCCAGATGATAACGATGTCATGTTGAAGAAACGCATCCAGTATATTGTTGACCTTTACCTGAACACTCCAGATAAAATG TGGTTTGATACTCCATTGCATTTTGCTTGCAAGTTTGGGAATGTGGATGTGGTTAACGTGCTTACCTCACACCCAGCCATTGTaaaaaatccaagaaacaaATATGATCAAACTCCAGCAGAA GTAGTCTGTGAAAGAAGCAAGAACAAATCTGCTGAAttgaaagaaaagataaaagagtACTTGAAAG GTCATTATTATGTCCCACTCCTGAGGGCAGAAGACAATTCCTCAGCCCCGGTCATTGGGGCACCGTGGTCGCCCGACCAGACGGACGATGGCCCCCAGAGAGCTTGGCCTAAATACCCTGGCAGCCCCAAAGACCCAGTGCTGTCCATCAGGGCTTTTGCAGGCCCCATGAGCCCCTCAAAG GCTGAAGAATTTCGCAGGCTGTGGAAAACCCCACCTCGAGAGAGAGCTGGCTTCTTTCACAATGTCAGGAAATCTGATCTGGAGAGAGGTGTTGAAAGAGTTGGAAG gGAGTTAGCTCATGAGCTGGGGTTCCCGTGGGTTGAATACTGGGAATTTCTGGGCTGTTTTGTTGATCTGTCTTCCCAGGAGGGGCTGCGAAAGTTAGAAGAGTACCTGAGTCATCGTGAAATGAGCGAAAAGGCTCAGCCAGAAACAGGGGAAAATGAAACCTGCAATAGATACAAAACTCCACATCCCTCTG GCAAAAGCAAAAAGTCCTGCAATTCCATTTCTGTTGGAGCATTTTtggatgaggatgatgatgacatgagcttagaagaaattaaaaacagacaaaatgCAGCACGAAATATCAGCCCCTCTCTGGTGTCCAAGGAGCCCAGCATTGATGCCATTGGAGATGCTGAGTGTGACATCCTGTCCATGGAGTGTGCAGGAAACATCATAGAGACCTCAGCTCACCCTCGGCACTATGAGAagggggctgctgccagcaaaaATGGGTTTTGCAGTCCTGTGTCCAGTAAAAGGATCATCAGTGACAGAAAGCAGCTGCATGATGGGTCAGAATGCCTCATGTCACCTGTTTCCAATTTGATGTCAGAATTTGAAGGCCTGTCATTCCAAGAACAAGAGGTTGCAGGAGTATCTCATAAAATCACTAAACAAACTGAGAATGAGGGAATTCTGGACAAGacctgctctgcagtgtcactgGCAAGTTCTTCTGAGCCAAGTGTTACAGGAAAACATGGAGAGACCAAGTTAAGGACAGACCACAGAATATCGTTAGAAAATGAAAGAGTGTCCCGAGAATCTGGAATTCAGACCAGGGAGTCACAGCAACGTCAAGAATTTTCCTCCCAGAAGTTTCTTTCAAAGACTTCACCGACAAATGACAATTTAAAGTTATTCCTTCTTGG GGAGCAGCCCTCGAAGCTGGATGGTGATGTCTTAGCAGCTATAGAAGGAGCAGAGATTGATCCCCAGAAATTCCCAATGATTTACAAATGGAAACACGCAGTGCAATCCTACTCCTCATCTGACAGGCAAAG TTGGCCAAGTCCAGCGTTGAAGGCAAGATTCCAGTCCCAATCCATGGCTGCTGGTCTTCCAAATGCTTCAGTGTATCCTAGTTCAGGCAGAAACAGTCCCATCCCAGGGAGCCCGGGGAAGCAcggcagctccttccctcccgAGCCCGGCAGCCCCGGGCGCTACAGCCCCGCCTGCATCCTGCGCTACTTTGCAGAGCCTCCTGCCCACTAG